From a region of the Sander lucioperca isolate FBNREF2018 chromosome 8, SLUC_FBN_1.2, whole genome shotgun sequence genome:
- the htr1fa gene encoding 5-hydroxytryptamine receptor 1F has product MDFPSYTEGVFATNSSGNDTLETTKLPPSKILLSLTLSVLAILTTFFNCLVITAIAVTRKLHHPANYLICSLAVTDLLVAVLVMPFSIMYIQKETWHMGQVVCTIWLSVDITCCTCSILHLAAIAIDRYRAITDAVEYSRKRTGARAGAMVAVVWLLSILISLPPLIWRHYSGDAEQEDQCIMMHHHITFTLYSTLGAFYIPLLLILILYYKIYRAAQTLYMRREASRASRHSCMTNGSMIPSSYPAGDGDDAGGPRSPEPISPPEKSFSEPSTEEPPRERVRVSVKAFHCKKRRHESRSESRSDSRSESRRSQFYQGPRISGSRERKAASTLGLIIGAFVICWLPFFVKEVIVNTCSSCSTSMEMADFLTWLGYLNSLINPLIYTIFNEDFKKAFQRLVRCSHYL; this is encoded by the coding sequence ATGGATTTTCCCAGTTACACTGAAGGGGTGTTTGCCACAAACAGCAGTGGTAATGACACACTGGAGACTACTAAACTCCCTCCCAGTAAGATCCTGCTTTCACTGACCCTGTCTGTACTGGCTATCCTGACTACATTCTTCAACTGCCTGGTGATCACAGCTATTGCAGTCACGCGCAAGTTGCACCATCCAGCCAACTACCTCATCTGCTCATTAGCAGTAACCGACCTGCTGGTGGCTGTGCTGGTCATGCCCTTCAGTATTATGTACATCCAGAAAGAGACCTGGCACATGGGCCAGGTGGTGTGTACCATCTGGTTGAGTGTGGATATCACCTGTTGCACATGCTCCATCCTGCACCTTGCTGCAATCGCCATTGACCGTTACAGAGCCATTACTGATGCAGTGGAGTACTCCCGCAAACGCACGGGAGCCAGGGCTGGGGCGATGGTGGCAGTGGTGTGGCTGTTGTCCATCCTCATCTCACTACCTCCTCTAATCTGGCGGCACTACAGCGGGGATGCAGAGCAGGAAGACCAGTGCATCATGATGCACCATCACATTACCTTTACCTTGTACTCCACCCTTGGAGCTTTCTACATCCCCCTGCTGCTCATCCTCATCCTCTACTACAAAATCTATCGGGCCGCTCAGACCCTGTATATGCGCAGGGAGGCCAGCCGGGCTAGCCGTCACTCATGCATGACTAATGGGAGCATGATCCCATCATCCTACCCTGCTGGAGATGGTGACGACGCTGGGGGACCTCGAAGTCCAGAGCCCATAAGCCCACCAGAAAAGTCTTTCTCTGAACCCTCAACTGAGGAGCCTCCACGTGAACGGGTGCGAGTATCGGTAAAGGCTTTCCATTGCAAGAAGCGCCGGCATGAGTCACGTAGTGAGTCACGTAGTGATTCACGTAGTGAATCACGTCGGAGCCAGTTTTACCAAGGACCACGGATCTCAGGCTCACGGGAGCGCAAAGCGGCATCAACGTTAGGGTTGATAATAGGGGCCTTTGTCATCTGTTGGTTGCCATTTTTTGTCAAGGAGGTGATCGTTAACACCTGCAGTTCTTGTAGTACTTCGATGGAGATGGCTGACTTTCTGACATGGTTGGGCTACCTCAACTCGCTAATCAACCCCCTCATCTACACCATCTTTAATGAAGACTTTAAAAAAGCTTTCCAAAGACTTGTTAGGTGCAGTCATTACCTCTGA